In Capsicum annuum cultivar UCD-10X-F1 chromosome 11, UCD10Xv1.1, whole genome shotgun sequence, one genomic interval encodes:
- the LOC107846193 gene encoding uncharacterized protein LOC107846193 — MTNDEENRSRSRSLRRESGRKNKRIGEVAGGTAAECAMVCCCCPCTLLHLLLALYKVPAGLCRKAWRNKKRKKKKQQLMERENNNNKNNIDYDDCCGGYYTDDDDKDYFDRDCDGTAEFETEMWHRFHGSFGFGRSLSQREEEEKQLTDSGYKVYGFHASAGQEEVQQQ; from the coding sequence ATGACTAATGATGAGGAGAATCGAAGCAGAAGCAGAAGCCTCAGAAGGGAAAGTGGAAGGAAGAATAAGAGGATCGGAGAAGTTGCGGGAGGAACAGCGGCGGAGTGTGCGATGGTGTGTTGTTGTTGTCCCTGTACGTTGCTTCACTTACTCCTTGCTTTGTATAAAGTTCCGGCAGGACTTTGCCGGAAAGCATGGAGGAATAAGAAGcggaagaagaagaagcagcagCTTATGGAAAGggaaaataacaacaacaaaaacaacattgaTTATGATGATTGTTGTGGTGGTTATTatactgatgatgatgataaggattattttgatcGTGATTGTGATGGAACGGCTGAATTTGAAACCGAGATGTGGCATCGATTTCATGGAAGTTTTGGATTTGGAAGGAGTTTATCTCaaagggaagaagaagaaaaacaacttaCGGATTCAGGATataaagtttatggatttcacGCTAGTGCTGGACAAGAAGAAGTACAACAACAATGA